The Marivirga salinae DNA window ATAGTAATAACCCCAGTGGTACCAATAAGGATACCAATACCAGTAATTGGTAGGATACCACATAGGATACCCAAACCAATAAGGATAATGATGATAAATATCTACTCTTTCTTCCGATTTTTGAGGAGCATCATCTAATTCTTCTGAAGATTGGTTTACACCTAAATACAAAGGATCATATTCAATATCGGCATTCTCATCCACAAATTCATTTGATAATTTTTCAAATTCACGTAATGCTTCCGGATTATCAGCTAAGCCTGCTTCCCATTCAGCTACTTCTTCGGCATATCTTTTGGAGGCTTCTGTTTGAATTGAATCTGCTATTTTATTCACTAAAGCAGCATCTTTAGTATAAAATTCACCAACTAGTAAAGTCAGCCCAAGATTATCCACTAATAAGTGAATAATTTCCGGATTCTTCAGCAAGATTTTGAAAGCTTCTTGGCTTTTCTCAGGATATTCACTTAGGATATTGTCAATATTATTTTGTGCTTCCGAAGAAAGTATATTTATTTTCTTTAAAATGTTGAAATGTATAGTCCCTAATTCTATTGCAGTAGCATGAATAGCTTTGGGATAGTCTGATAAAATAGCTGAAATTTCACTTTCCTTTTTAGGGCCTCCTTCAACAATTTTTTCAATGAGTCCATTATATTTTGTCAGTTCCCAGAATTTTTTCTGCTCTTCTTCCGCCAAAAATTCTATTGTTGAATTGAAAGAATCCCCAATTGTATTTTGAAGTGCATTTAGTTTAACAAGAACTGCAGGCTCTCGAGTGCTCTCTAATATTGCTCCCCTTATTGGTTCAGGATAAAGTGAAAGAGCCTCAGCCGCTTCTTGACTTTCATAAAGTATCTTCATTGACTGACTATCCAAATCTTGTGCGACAAGCAAGCTAGTACTAAAAAAATAGGCTAGAAATATTATTATCAGCGTTTTCATAATATTAATTTTTAAATTCATTTTAGCAGTTTAGAAATTCTAATTCACTGATTTTTCATATCTGCCACTCTTTTTTGTTATCTTAATTCTAAAAACAATAGCCTTTTTCTCTTTTTCTACTATTACAGGAGCCATTGGCTGACCTTGAGGATTAAGGGTTTCGCTAGTAATCACAGGAGCCATTTTTTCCATAATAATATCTGTAGCCGTTTGGATTTCAACTTCATCTGAAATCTCTTCATATGTTCCCCATAGAATTACACTACGCCAATTCACCATATTCTCAATTATATCCACTTGAAA harbors:
- a CDS encoding pyridoxamine 5'-phosphate oxidase family protein, which encodes MLGELTDKQINDVLESQFMGRIGCQAKGKPYIVPIGYAFEDPYIFARSKEGLKIEIMRENNEVCFQVDIIENMVNWRSVILWGTYEEISDEVEIQTATDIIMEKMAPVITSETLNPQGQPMAPVIVEKEKKAIVFRIKITKKSGRYEKSVN